Proteins found in one Rhinolophus ferrumequinum isolate MPI-CBG mRhiFer1 chromosome 9, mRhiFer1_v1.p, whole genome shotgun sequence genomic segment:
- the MCUR1 gene encoding mitochondrial calcium uniporter regulator 1 isoform X1: MDCGPGAGERPKRPRDRQRLLLFLLAGRCGSLGGRGVLARRCLSALPGGLGVLRPRVLAALGSTSRASALLLLVLVPSPRLAAAAPRRPLGDWERPRPGVSAPLAGRGGARRCQPGLAPGVACAASALHLCHGRVAALASSRRELSLSAGCLQLGRKNQGFASFGNRKLYFDTHALVCLLEENGFTTQQAEIIVSALIKITEANMDIVYKDMVTKMQQEITLQQIMSQIANVRKDMIILEKSEFSALRGENEKIKLELHRLQQLVMDEVIKVRTDTKLDFNLEKSRVKELYSLNERKLLEMRTEVVALHAQQDRAVTQTDRKIDTEVAGLKTMLESHKLDNIKYLAGSVFTCLTVALGFYRLWI, encoded by the exons ATGGACTGTGGCCCCGGCGCCGGCGAGAGGCCGAAGCGCCCGCGGGACCGCCAGCGGCTTCTGCTGTTCCTACTCGCAGGCCGCTGTGGGAGCCTGGGCGGCCGCGGCGTCCTGGCGCGCCGTTGCCTGTCTGCGCTTCCGGGAGGTCTTGGGGTACTGCGCCCCCGCGTCCTGGCAGCCCTCGGCAGCACGTCACGTGCCTCCGCACTGCTCCTCCTGGTGCTCGTGCCGTCCCCGCGCCTGGCCGCTGCGGCCCCGCGCCGGCCGCTGGGAGATTGGGAGCGCCCGCGCCCGGGGGTTTCGGCTCCGCTGGCCGGGCGCGGCGGCGCGCGGAGGTGTCAGCCGGGTCTCGCCCCCGGCGTCGCCTGTGCCGCCAGCGCCCTCCACCTGTGCCACGGCCGGGTGGCCGCCCTCGCTTCCTCGAGGAGAG AGCTAAGCCTCTCTGCTGGGTGCCTGCAGCTTGGGCGAAAAAACCAAGGTTTCGCCTCTTTTGGGAATAGGAAGCTCTACTTTGACACCCATGCCTTGGTGTGTTTACTCGAAGAAAATG GGTTTACTACTCAGCAAGCAGAAATCATTGTGTCTGCATTGATCAAGATCACGGAGGCCAACATGGACATCGTCTACAAAGACATGGTCACCAAGATGCAACAG gaGATCACTCTTCAGCAAATAATGTCTCAGATTGCTAATGTGAGAAAAGACATgattattttggagaaaagtgAATTTTCAGCCCTTAGAGGAGAAAATGAG aaaataaaacttgaactACATCGGTTACAACAACTAGTAATG GATGAAGTGATCAAAGTCCGAACAGATACCAAATTAGACTTCAATCTAGAAAAGAGCAGAGTAAAAGAATTG TATTCTTTAAACGAAAGGAAGCTGCTGGAAATGAGGACAGAAGTGGTGGCATTG catgCCCAGCAAGATCGGGCCGTCACccagacagacagaaagataGACACTGAGGTTGCTGGCCTCAAAACCATGCTCGAGTCGCACAAGCttgataatattaaatatttagcag ggTCTGTATTTACGTGCCTAACAGTAGCTCTGGGATTTTATCGCCTATGGATATAA
- the MCUR1 gene encoding mitochondrial calcium uniporter regulator 1 isoform X2 — protein MDCGPGAGERPKRPRDRQRLLLFLLAGRCGSLGGRGVLARRCLSALPGGLGVLRPRVLAALGSTSRASALLLLVLVPSPRLAAAAPRRPLGDWERPRPGVSAPLAGRGGARRCQPGLAPGVACAASALHLCHGRVAALASSRRELSLSAGCLQLGRKNQGFASFGNRKLYFDTHALVCLLEENGFTTQQAEIIVSALIKITEANMDIVYKDMVTKMQQEITLQQIMSQIANVRKDMIILEKSEFSALRGENEKIKLELHRLQQLVMDEVIKVRTDTKLDFNLEKSRVKELHAQQDRAVTQTDRKIDTEVAGLKTMLESHKLDNIKYLAGSVFTCLTVALGFYRLWI, from the exons ATGGACTGTGGCCCCGGCGCCGGCGAGAGGCCGAAGCGCCCGCGGGACCGCCAGCGGCTTCTGCTGTTCCTACTCGCAGGCCGCTGTGGGAGCCTGGGCGGCCGCGGCGTCCTGGCGCGCCGTTGCCTGTCTGCGCTTCCGGGAGGTCTTGGGGTACTGCGCCCCCGCGTCCTGGCAGCCCTCGGCAGCACGTCACGTGCCTCCGCACTGCTCCTCCTGGTGCTCGTGCCGTCCCCGCGCCTGGCCGCTGCGGCCCCGCGCCGGCCGCTGGGAGATTGGGAGCGCCCGCGCCCGGGGGTTTCGGCTCCGCTGGCCGGGCGCGGCGGCGCGCGGAGGTGTCAGCCGGGTCTCGCCCCCGGCGTCGCCTGTGCCGCCAGCGCCCTCCACCTGTGCCACGGCCGGGTGGCCGCCCTCGCTTCCTCGAGGAGAG AGCTAAGCCTCTCTGCTGGGTGCCTGCAGCTTGGGCGAAAAAACCAAGGTTTCGCCTCTTTTGGGAATAGGAAGCTCTACTTTGACACCCATGCCTTGGTGTGTTTACTCGAAGAAAATG GGTTTACTACTCAGCAAGCAGAAATCATTGTGTCTGCATTGATCAAGATCACGGAGGCCAACATGGACATCGTCTACAAAGACATGGTCACCAAGATGCAACAG gaGATCACTCTTCAGCAAATAATGTCTCAGATTGCTAATGTGAGAAAAGACATgattattttggagaaaagtgAATTTTCAGCCCTTAGAGGAGAAAATGAG aaaataaaacttgaactACATCGGTTACAACAACTAGTAATG GATGAAGTGATCAAAGTCCGAACAGATACCAAATTAGACTTCAATCTAGAAAAGAGCAGAGTAAAAGAATTG catgCCCAGCAAGATCGGGCCGTCACccagacagacagaaagataGACACTGAGGTTGCTGGCCTCAAAACCATGCTCGAGTCGCACAAGCttgataatattaaatatttagcag ggTCTGTATTTACGTGCCTAACAGTAGCTCTGGGATTTTATCGCCTATGGATATAA